In the Candidatus Cloacimonadota bacterium genome, AAAAGCGCTTGAAGAAAGTAAGAATAATGACCACAAATAGTAATGATAGTTACCATTATAAACCGGCACGAATTGGCTGCAAAGATCGTAACGCATTGTATTATATGATGTATATCTTGAATTGGCGAGATTGGAACGCGGCATGCAAACTATATAGGCATGCCGCGTTTGCGGTAAATAAAACCTATGGGGGTGCTCTATGGCACACTTCCGCTCTTTCAATGGCTATCGCCAATTCAACACCGGGTCTGGCTGGCGATTCACACATCGTGCTGCCGCCGCAAACAAAATGGGCGGGTCGATCAAACCCGGCTATCATGTCCACCACATCAACGGTGTCAAAACCGACAACCGTTACTCCAACCTCACTGTCATTCCGGCATCTACCCATGCCAAAATTCACAACAAATAAACCTCAATATCGATGGTGGGTGATATCACCCACCATCGCCTAGCTTGATTAATGGATATGAATATGGATATAGTTGCAAAACTAATAGATGAAAGTAGATTCGAAGAAGCTCTTGCTTTGATATTTGAGTTAAAGAAGATGCATACCGATCCATATATTTACGTTTTAGAAGCAATCGCGCAGAAAGAGCTAGGGCAGTTCGAGAATGCCATTACATCATCATTAATTGCGATTAGAGCATTCCCATGCATAGAAACATACAATTTGTTGACGAACATCTATATAGAATGTGGACGCCACAAAGAAGCGCTTAGAAATAATGATCTCTGTTTAAAGCTCTTCAAGCAAGTTGGCAATCTACGTGTCAGAACCCAAATACTGATGGTTATGGAAGAATTCTCTAAGGCAATTAAAAACTCCAAAAGAGTGCTAAAAC is a window encoding:
- a CDS encoding HNH endonuclease codes for the protein MAHFRSFNGYRQFNTGSGWRFTHRAAAANKMGGSIKPGYHVHHINGVKTDNRYSNLTVIPASTHAKIHNK